A part of Saccharomonospora amisosensis genomic DNA contains:
- a CDS encoding hydantoinase B/oxoprolinase family protein, which produces MNTTTDSRRAPTRFPFGTLTSDAGASADPVLVEIVQGSLASVETEVETAIARTSRSPMIRDAHDFRAGIHDRLLRKLTGRSYSALVHPVARDFPLEEMKPGDVFFHNDVYRSEGGIGHLPDLCVTVPVFHDSGSGPQVVAFVQAFGHHDDIGGAVPGSMPSQATSVFEEGLMVPPIRLWEQGEPNRAALSIMTRNSRMPESLAADLDAECAACLMGARRLGELFDRYGRDTVEACFDAVIDRTTQTYRREILSKIPVGSWVWEDYAEHDGVEEPKLHRQRITLTRTAPDDPEGERLIIDFAGTSPQAKGPINHCGDYSDGVFLKKWLAPILRNLADTPERMAELDVNEGIVPLIEMRFPPPGTLLTPVFPAPTNARTFVILRLLGVLAGVVAKAVDGDMPADQETIRYTGVYGQDREGRPYLMREVLGGGSGGRPYADGEDTIHVVPDSRNLPTEFTESRFPFLVEKLSLAVDSGGAGEFRGGLGYEKHIRMLRDAHFMSIADRSILSCWGVKGGKAGKPFDVTIDPGGPNERQVDALADAEPVRAGEVIRIRTTGGGGWGDPLQRDPELVVRDVVWRKVSWAAALSDYGVVLTGSLEDDTVGYDEAATRRHRDRMRGQTNGPAFFDRGPGYARLSGGQTGADVDRN; this is translated from the coding sequence ATGAACACCACCACCGACAGCCGCAGAGCACCGACCCGGTTCCCGTTCGGCACCCTGACGTCGGACGCGGGCGCGAGCGCCGACCCGGTGCTGGTCGAGATCGTGCAGGGCAGTCTCGCCTCGGTGGAGACGGAGGTGGAGACCGCGATCGCGCGGACCTCACGCAGTCCGATGATCCGCGACGCGCACGACTTCCGGGCAGGCATCCACGACCGGCTGCTGCGCAAGCTGACCGGCCGGTCCTACAGCGCGCTGGTGCATCCGGTGGCACGTGACTTTCCGCTGGAGGAGATGAAGCCGGGCGATGTGTTCTTCCACAACGACGTCTACCGCTCCGAGGGCGGGATCGGCCACCTGCCCGACCTGTGCGTGACAGTGCCCGTCTTCCACGACAGCGGTTCCGGGCCACAGGTGGTGGCGTTCGTGCAGGCGTTCGGCCACCACGACGACATCGGTGGCGCGGTGCCCGGCTCGATGCCGAGCCAGGCCACCAGCGTGTTCGAGGAAGGCCTCATGGTGCCGCCGATCCGGTTGTGGGAGCAGGGCGAACCCAACCGCGCGGCGCTTTCCATCATGACGAGGAACTCGCGCATGCCCGAGTCGTTGGCGGCCGACCTCGACGCCGAGTGCGCGGCCTGCCTGATGGGGGCCCGCAGGCTGGGCGAGTTGTTCGACCGCTACGGCCGCGACACCGTGGAGGCCTGCTTCGACGCCGTCATCGACCGCACGACCCAGACCTACCGGCGCGAGATCCTCTCCAAGATCCCGGTCGGTTCCTGGGTGTGGGAGGACTACGCCGAGCACGACGGCGTGGAGGAGCCCAAGCTGCACCGGCAGCGGATCACCCTGACGAGGACCGCGCCCGACGACCCGGAGGGCGAGCGGCTGATCATCGACTTCGCGGGCACCTCACCGCAGGCGAAGGGTCCCATCAACCACTGTGGCGACTACTCCGACGGGGTGTTTCTGAAGAAGTGGCTCGCCCCGATCCTGCGCAACCTGGCCGACACCCCGGAGCGGATGGCCGAACTGGACGTCAACGAGGGCATCGTGCCGTTGATCGAGATGCGGTTCCCGCCGCCAGGGACGCTGCTGACGCCGGTGTTCCCGGCGCCGACCAACGCGCGAACGTTCGTCATCCTGCGGTTGCTCGGGGTGCTGGCCGGGGTGGTGGCCAAGGCGGTGGACGGTGACATGCCCGCTGACCAGGAGACGATCCGATACACCGGCGTGTACGGGCAGGACCGTGAGGGGCGGCCCTACCTGATGCGGGAGGTGCTCGGCGGCGGTTCGGGCGGCAGGCCCTACGCCGACGGCGAGGACACCATCCATGTCGTTCCGGATTCCCGGAACCTGCCGACGGAGTTCACGGAGTCCCGCTTCCCGTTCCTGGTGGAGAAGCTGTCACTGGCGGTCGACTCGGGCGGCGCGGGAGAGTTCCGTGGCGGGCTGGGCTACGAGAAGCACATCCGGATGCTTCGCGACGCGCATTTCATGTCGATCGCCGATCGGTCCATTCTGTCCTGTTGGGGTGTCAAGGGAGGCAAGGCTGGAAAGCCGTTCGACGTGACGATCGACCCGGGTGGGCCGAACGAGCGGCAGGTCGACGCGCTGGCCGACGCCGAACCGGTTCGGGCCGGTGAGGTGATCCGGATACGCACGACGGGTGGCGGAGGCTGGGGCGACCCGCTGCAGCGCGATCCCGAACTCGTTGTCCGCGATGTGGTGTGGCGCAAGGTGTCCTGGGCAGCCGCACTTTCGGACTACGGGGTGGTGCTCACCGGATCGCTGGAAGACGACACGGTCGGCTACGACGAGGCCGCCACCCGGCGGCACCGCGACCGGATGCGTGGCCAGACGAACGGGCCGGCGTTCTTCGACCGGGGACCCGGCTACGCGCGGCTCAGCGGCGGGCAAACCGGCGCCGACGTCGACCGGAACTGA
- a CDS encoding hydantoinase/oxoprolinase family protein, whose amino-acid sequence MSEQRRIRIGMDTGGTFTDVVAFDEATGKLTVTKTPSTPDNPADGFMTGIEKVLAILNGLEELGHPDQGAAISAVSHGTTVATNQLLEGKVDKLGFITTEGYEAVLEIARQSVPDGYGNSYFWVKPERIVPRHLVRSVPGRLDHTGAEIRPFDESAAREVARWFRARGIEAIGVCFLHAYANPEHEERMRAVLAEEHPDAVVSVSSQVLREYREYERSMTTLVDAAVKPKLSRYVNNIKTRLDTYAASEGEAGPPLYVMKSNGGVLSADEVVHQPITTVLSGPAAGALGAALIAQTAGFHKVVTCDGGGTSTDVSVVIDGEPTLTTEGSVGVYPCKIPMIDVATVGAGGGSIAWLAPEGNLKVGPHSAGADPGPLCYLKGGTDVTVTDAHVVLGRIPAHLLGGEIPLDVEAARAGLRALADKLGLTVEQCATGVLEISAWNQANALRQITVKRGLDVRDFTLTTFGGSGSLLLCRLVDILNLPAVLVPPNPGNVSAFGLLTVDVKNDYVRTHVCLQEALTPDALSTVYAELTEQARAALLKEGFAEAEHQFVRTADVRYFGQAFEVRVPVPEGPVDEALIEEVARRFHVEHRALYGYDFATDRSQQVEWVNLRVAGVGAIRRPRLVAHEIAADVGVPEERSRRGVCFDAGQGYLDTPVYWRPDLRPGQVVSGPAIVEEFGATVPLHPGFTARIDQYLNIIVTREGQA is encoded by the coding sequence ATGAGTGAGCAGCGCCGCATCCGTATCGGGATGGATACCGGGGGCACCTTCACCGACGTGGTCGCCTTCGACGAGGCGACCGGTAAGTTGACCGTCACCAAGACACCGTCCACACCGGACAATCCGGCGGACGGGTTCATGACGGGCATCGAGAAGGTGCTGGCCATACTGAATGGCCTGGAAGAACTGGGTCACCCGGATCAGGGCGCCGCGATCAGCGCTGTCAGCCACGGCACCACGGTGGCCACCAACCAGCTGCTTGAGGGCAAGGTCGACAAGCTCGGGTTCATCACCACCGAGGGCTACGAGGCGGTACTGGAGATCGCCAGGCAGAGCGTGCCGGACGGCTACGGGAACTCCTACTTCTGGGTCAAGCCGGAGCGGATCGTCCCGCGTCATCTGGTGCGTTCGGTGCCGGGCAGGCTCGACCACACCGGCGCGGAAATCCGGCCCTTCGACGAGTCGGCGGCCCGTGAGGTCGCTCGCTGGTTTCGGGCGCGCGGGATCGAGGCGATCGGCGTGTGCTTCCTGCACGCCTACGCCAATCCCGAGCACGAGGAACGGATGCGGGCCGTTCTGGCCGAGGAGCACCCCGACGCTGTGGTGTCGGTGTCGTCGCAGGTGCTGCGTGAGTACCGCGAGTACGAGAGGTCGATGACCACGCTCGTGGACGCGGCGGTGAAGCCGAAGCTGTCCCGATATGTCAACAACATCAAGACCAGGCTGGACACCTACGCCGCCTCCGAGGGCGAGGCCGGCCCGCCACTGTACGTGATGAAGTCCAACGGTGGCGTGCTGAGCGCCGACGAAGTGGTGCACCAGCCGATCACCACAGTGTTGTCCGGTCCCGCCGCTGGTGCGCTCGGTGCGGCACTCATCGCGCAGACGGCGGGCTTCCACAAGGTGGTCACCTGCGACGGCGGCGGCACCTCCACCGATGTCTCGGTCGTCATCGACGGCGAACCGACCCTGACCACCGAGGGCAGCGTCGGGGTCTACCCGTGCAAGATCCCGATGATCGACGTGGCGACGGTCGGCGCGGGCGGCGGTTCGATCGCCTGGCTCGCCCCCGAGGGCAACCTCAAGGTCGGCCCACACTCGGCGGGGGCCGACCCAGGGCCGCTGTGCTACCTCAAGGGTGGCACCGACGTGACCGTCACCGACGCCCACGTGGTGCTCGGCCGCATCCCAGCACACCTGCTCGGAGGGGAGATCCCGCTCGACGTCGAGGCCGCCCGCGCCGGGCTGCGGGCGCTGGCGGACAAACTGGGGCTCACGGTGGAGCAGTGCGCCACCGGCGTGCTGGAGATCTCCGCCTGGAACCAGGCCAACGCGCTGCGGCAGATCACCGTCAAACGCGGGCTCGACGTCCGCGACTTCACCCTCACCACGTTCGGTGGCTCGGGCTCGCTGCTGCTGTGCAGGCTCGTCGACATCCTGAACCTGCCCGCAGTGCTGGTTCCGCCGAACCCCGGCAACGTCTCGGCTTTCGGCCTGCTCACCGTGGACGTGAAGAACGACTATGTGCGAACCCACGTGTGCCTGCAGGAAGCCCTCACCCCCGATGCACTGTCCACCGTGTACGCCGAACTCACCGAGCAGGCACGGGCGGCGCTGCTCAAGGAGGGCTTCGCCGAGGCCGAGCACCAGTTCGTGCGCACCGCCGACGTTCGCTACTTCGGGCAGGCCTTCGAGGTCCGGGTACCCGTGCCGGAAGGGCCGGTCGACGAGGCGCTGATCGAGGAGGTCGCCCGCCGCTTCCACGTCGAGCACCGCGCGCTGTACGGCTACGACTTCGCCACCGACCGCAGCCAGCAGGTCGAGTGGGTCAACCTGCGTGTCGCCGGGGTCGGCGCCATCCGGCGGCCACGGTTGGTGGCACACGAGATCGCCGCCGACGTCGGCGTGCCCGAGGAACGCTCCCGGCGAGGAGTGTGCTTCGACGCCGGGCAGGGCTACCTCGACACGCCCGTCTACTGGCGGCCGGACCTGCGGCCGGGGCAGGTCGTCTCCGGTCCCGCGATCGTGGAGGAGTTCGGCGCGACGGTACCGCTGCACCCCGGCTTCACCGCCCGCATCGACCAGTACCTCAACATCATCGTGACCCGGGAGGGGCAGGCATGA
- a CDS encoding SRPBCC family protein, translating into MRIAGQATLNAPVKQVWDALLDPAVLVRTIPGCERLETTGENSYSMTVTAGVASIKGTYAGACSLRDLDPHRSLVLSAQGTGAPGTISADVKVAFADNPDGTTSLSYDADAVVGGMIGGVGQRMLTSVSKRLAGEFFNAVDGVLAGTEQRGAPAEAVSEPGQLVSPGSTVFTAPAPAAAEPESFLKGVALGAGLVLLGVFAGSLAGRRCRG; encoded by the coding sequence ATGAGAATCGCCGGACAGGCCACCCTGAACGCCCCGGTCAAGCAGGTCTGGGACGCGTTGCTGGACCCGGCGGTGCTGGTCCGCACCATCCCCGGCTGTGAGCGGCTGGAAACGACGGGGGAGAACTCCTACTCGATGACCGTCACGGCCGGTGTCGCTTCCATCAAGGGGACCTACGCGGGCGCCTGCAGCCTGCGTGATCTGGACCCGCACCGGTCGCTGGTGCTGTCGGCACAGGGCACGGGTGCCCCCGGCACGATCAGCGCGGACGTCAAGGTGGCTTTCGCGGACAATCCCGACGGCACCACCTCGCTGTCCTACGACGCCGACGCCGTGGTCGGCGGGATGATCGGCGGCGTAGGCCAGCGGATGCTGACCTCGGTCAGCAAGCGGTTGGCCGGTGAGTTCTTCAACGCCGTGGACGGTGTGCTGGCGGGCACCGAGCAGCGCGGGGCACCGGCGGAGGCGGTCAGCGAGCCGGGGCAGCTCGTCTCCCCGGGCTCCACGGTGTTCACCGCGCCCGCACCGGCGGCGGCGGAGCCGGAGTCGTTCCTCAAAGGTGTGGCACTCGGTGCGGGGCTGGTGTTGCTCGGAGTGTTCGCGGGCTCGTTGGCAGGCAGGAGGTGCCGGGGGTAG
- the cutA gene encoding aerobic carbon-monoxide dehydrogenase large subunit, with amino-acid sequence MTTRMMGEKVRRVEDDRLVTGNGQYVDDLLPGALEAAVLRSPHAHARIVDIDVDPVLDIDGVVAVYTYEDLTGPMAQPLPVLIPHPTLTHGRAQYALAKDEVNHVGEAIAFVVARDRYIAEDAVSRIRVSYEPLPPVVGVEAARAAEHLVHPDVPGNVAARMEQSVGDAGAAIEAAPHRLTLELDIERSASMPLEGRGTVARWDTDARRLQVWSSTQTSTGVRAAVAAKLGLDLAQVDVITPDVGGGFGVKILHPWPEELLVPMAAMALGQPVKFTEDRREHFISSAHERGQHHEVEVGFDDEGRLRGLSVRFWHDHGAYTPYGLIVPIITSTQLLGPYKPHNYRVVFESLYTNTVVVTPYRGAGRPQGVYVMERTMDAIAAHLGKDRAEVRAVNFIQPDEFPYDHGLTFQDGRPLRYDSGDFPASLEKLKKLIGWDDFEAMRDELRARGRRVGIGLACYVEGTGVGPYEGAHIQVETSGKVKVAIGLTSQGQGHHTAFAQVVADELGVPFEDVEVVTGDTRRMPYAVGTFASRAAVMSGSAAALAARKVKAKALRIAAEALEASVDDLELVDGVVRVKGAPDSRMELGTVAVLSNPLRYAFDEASKAATQFSVGNADRPPIAEDDQPGLEGADFYSPQQSTFANGMHAAIVETDPDTAEIRILRYAVVHDCGTLINPMIVEGQIHGGVAQGVGGALYERMAYDSSGQLLNASFMDFLMPFVTEVPESIDIDHLETPSPLNPLGIKGAGEAGVIPCSAVFASAIEDAEGLPITSMPISPSELYHLRLRHKEGRTTS; translated from the coding sequence GTGACCACGCGGATGATGGGGGAGAAGGTCCGCAGGGTCGAGGACGACCGGCTGGTCACGGGAAACGGGCAGTACGTCGACGACCTGCTGCCCGGTGCGTTGGAAGCCGCCGTGCTGCGCAGCCCGCACGCGCACGCGCGCATCGTCGACATCGACGTCGACCCGGTTCTTGACATCGACGGCGTCGTCGCGGTCTACACCTACGAGGACCTGACCGGGCCGATGGCGCAACCGCTGCCGGTGCTCATTCCACACCCGACACTCACCCACGGCCGCGCGCAGTACGCGCTGGCCAAGGACGAGGTGAACCATGTCGGCGAGGCGATCGCCTTCGTGGTGGCCCGCGACCGCTACATCGCGGAGGATGCCGTTTCGCGGATCAGGGTCAGCTACGAGCCGCTGCCGCCGGTGGTGGGGGTGGAGGCGGCGCGTGCCGCCGAGCATCTGGTGCATCCGGACGTGCCGGGCAACGTGGCGGCCAGGATGGAGCAGTCGGTGGGTGACGCCGGCGCGGCGATCGAGGCGGCCCCGCACCGGCTCACCCTCGAACTTGACATCGAGCGCAGCGCGTCGATGCCGCTCGAAGGCCGCGGCACGGTGGCCAGGTGGGACACCGATGCGCGCAGGCTCCAGGTGTGGAGCTCGACCCAGACCTCCACCGGGGTACGTGCGGCGGTCGCGGCGAAACTGGGTCTTGACCTGGCACAGGTGGATGTGATCACCCCCGATGTCGGCGGCGGGTTCGGCGTGAAGATCCTGCATCCCTGGCCGGAGGAACTACTGGTGCCGATGGCCGCGATGGCGCTGGGGCAGCCGGTGAAGTTCACCGAGGACCGCCGCGAGCACTTCATCTCCTCGGCGCACGAGCGTGGCCAGCACCACGAGGTCGAGGTCGGGTTCGACGACGAGGGCCGGTTGCGGGGACTTTCCGTGCGGTTCTGGCACGATCACGGCGCCTACACGCCATACGGGCTGATCGTTCCCATCATCACGTCAACCCAACTGCTGGGGCCGTACAAGCCGCACAACTATCGCGTGGTGTTTGAAAGCCTCTACACCAACACGGTGGTCGTGACGCCTTACCGCGGCGCGGGCAGGCCGCAGGGGGTGTACGTGATGGAGCGGACGATGGACGCGATCGCGGCGCACCTCGGCAAGGACCGCGCCGAGGTGCGTGCCGTCAACTTCATCCAGCCGGACGAGTTCCCCTACGACCACGGACTGACCTTTCAGGACGGAAGGCCGCTGCGTTACGACTCCGGCGATTTCCCCGCCTCGCTGGAGAAGCTGAAGAAGCTCATCGGCTGGGACGACTTCGAAGCCATGAGGGACGAGCTGCGCGCGCGGGGGCGCAGGGTCGGCATCGGCCTCGCCTGTTACGTCGAGGGCACGGGTGTCGGGCCGTACGAGGGCGCGCACATCCAGGTCGAGACGTCGGGCAAGGTCAAGGTCGCTATTGGACTGACCTCGCAGGGGCAGGGACACCACACCGCGTTCGCGCAGGTGGTGGCCGACGAGCTGGGCGTGCCGTTCGAGGACGTCGAGGTCGTCACCGGCGACACCCGCCGGATGCCCTACGCGGTGGGCACCTTCGCCTCGCGTGCGGCGGTGATGAGTGGCTCGGCGGCCGCGCTGGCGGCGCGCAAGGTGAAGGCCAAGGCGTTGCGCATCGCGGCGGAGGCGCTGGAGGCGTCGGTCGACGACCTGGAGCTCGTCGACGGGGTGGTGCGGGTGAAGGGCGCGCCGGATTCGCGGATGGAGCTCGGCACGGTTGCCGTGCTCTCCAACCCGTTGCGGTATGCCTTCGACGAGGCGTCCAAGGCGGCGACGCAGTTCTCCGTCGGCAACGCCGACCGGCCGCCGATCGCCGAGGACGACCAGCCCGGTCTGGAGGGCGCCGACTTCTACTCGCCGCAACAGTCCACGTTCGCCAACGGCATGCACGCCGCGATCGTGGAGACCGACCCCGACACCGCCGAGATCCGCATCCTGCGATACGCGGTGGTGCACGACTGCGGCACGCTGATCAACCCGATGATCGTGGAGGGGCAGATTCACGGCGGCGTCGCGCAGGGGGTCGGCGGCGCGCTGTACGAGCGGATGGCCTACGACTCCTCGGGGCAGTTGCTTAACGCGTCGTTCATGGACTTCCTGATGCCGTTCGTCACCGAGGTCCCGGAGTCCATCGACATCGACCACCTGGAAACCCCATCACCGCTCAACCCGCTCGGCATCAAGGGCGCGGGGGAGGCGGGAGTGATCCCGTGCTCGGCGGTGTTCGCCTCCGCGATCGAGGACGCCGAGGGGCTGCCGATCACCTCGATGCCCATCTCGCCTTCGGAGCTGTATCACCTTCGGCTTCGCCATAAGGAAGGACGCACCACGTCATGA
- a CDS encoding (2Fe-2S)-binding protein, which produces MNEGSRISEQTYDISLHVNGVIRQVSVPARRLLSDVLRHDLRLTGTHVGCEHGVCGACTVLVDGRPMRSCLLLAVSAQDYRITTVEGLTEPDGSLGPVQRAFKECHGLQCGFCTPGFLTTITAGLAQNPRPTTEEARQMIAGNLCRCTGYQNIVAAVGRAAELAEGTGDGNEELK; this is translated from the coding sequence ATGAACGAAGGTAGTCGTATCAGCGAGCAGACCTACGACATCTCGTTGCATGTCAACGGAGTCATCCGGCAGGTGTCCGTGCCCGCGAGAAGGCTGCTCAGCGATGTCCTGCGGCACGACCTGCGGCTGACCGGTACGCACGTCGGATGCGAGCACGGGGTGTGCGGCGCGTGCACCGTGCTCGTCGACGGCAGGCCGATGCGGTCGTGCCTGTTGCTCGCGGTCTCCGCGCAGGACTACCGGATCACCACCGTGGAAGGACTCACCGAGCCGGACGGCTCACTCGGTCCGGTGCAGCGAGCGTTCAAGGAGTGCCACGGGTTGCAGTGCGGGTTCTGTACCCCGGGGTTTCTCACCACGATCACGGCGGGGCTGGCGCAGAATCCGCGCCCGACAACGGAGGAGGCCAGGCAGATGATCGCCGGAAACCTGTGCCGCTGTACCGGATACCAGAACATCGTCGCCGCGGTGGGCCGGGCCGCCGAGTTGGCGGAGGGCACCGGCGACGGGAATGAGGAGCTGAAGTGA
- a CDS encoding IS110 family transposase produces MGVGIDWAESFHDVALGRPDNGIVEQFRIDHTAAGVGRLIARCLELETDPADVRVVLETRHGVLVEALTDAGFTVLPVNPDLVARRRGPAKKKDDAEDARICCLLALDQFLELRKLIPHGNLAGELRSIARDDERAARDQRRLLNRLRADLLATFPAALTIAGDDLGSPVMLKLLATWPTHAQLAGAGTDAIESFARSSRHGWPDRFAARVADALTVEQLPVRDYLIRAKATTISLTATQLLALREARKSWERRMAELLLGDTRYGRAKQPRNPDPGKAIPGGDIYLSFPGLGDILAARIAGEIGDHIEQFDTPNGLQCYAGTAPVTRRSGRSELVIARRLAHNRYLGTAVHQWAFCTLTTSTWAREFYDRKITAGKAHHSALRALANRWLEILWHCLTKGIRYDEAVHIRNRSKTLQTATAA; encoded by the coding sequence TTGGGAGTTGGTATCGACTGGGCGGAGTCGTTTCACGATGTCGCGCTCGGCAGACCTGATAATGGGATCGTCGAACAGTTTCGTATCGACCACACCGCGGCCGGTGTGGGCCGGTTGATCGCTCGGTGCTTGGAGTTGGAAACCGACCCGGCTGATGTGCGTGTTGTGTTGGAAACCCGGCACGGTGTATTGGTCGAGGCATTGACCGACGCGGGGTTTACCGTGTTGCCGGTCAACCCTGACCTGGTCGCCCGCCGTCGTGGCCCGGCGAAGAAGAAAGACGACGCCGAAGACGCCCGGATCTGTTGTTTGCTGGCGTTGGATCAGTTTCTGGAATTGCGGAAGTTGATCCCGCACGGCAATCTGGCTGGCGAATTGCGTTCGATCGCCCGCGATGACGAACGAGCGGCCCGGGACCAGCGGCGGCTGCTCAACCGTCTTCGCGCCGATCTGCTGGCCACTTTCCCGGCCGCGCTGACCATCGCCGGTGACGATCTGGGCAGCCCTGTCATGCTGAAACTGCTGGCCACCTGGCCCACACACGCCCAACTCGCCGGCGCCGGTACCGACGCGATCGAGTCCTTCGCGCGGTCTTCCCGACACGGCTGGCCGGACCGGTTCGCCGCCCGTGTTGCCGACGCCCTCACCGTCGAGCAACTCCCGGTTCGCGATTACCTGATCCGCGCGAAAGCCACCACAATCTCGTTGACCGCGACCCAGCTTCTCGCGTTGCGTGAGGCTCGGAAATCGTGGGAACGCCGCATGGCAGAACTGCTCCTCGGCGACACCCGGTACGGCCGCGCCAAACAACCCAGAAATCCCGATCCGGGAAAAGCGATACCGGGCGGTGACATCTACCTGAGTTTCCCCGGACTTGGGGACATCCTCGCCGCCCGGATCGCCGGAGAGATCGGGGATCACATCGAGCAATTCGACACCCCGAACGGGCTGCAATGCTACGCCGGAACCGCACCCGTAACCCGACGATCCGGCCGCAGCGAGCTCGTCATCGCCCGCCGCCTGGCCCATAACCGATATCTCGGCACCGCCGTGCACCAATGGGCCTTCTGCACCCTCACAACCTCGACCTGGGCGCGCGAGTTCTACGACCGGAAAATCACCGCCGGAAAAGCACACCACAGCGCCCTGCGCGCCCTCGCCAACCGCTGGCTGGAAATCCTCTGGCACTGCCTCACCAAAGGCATCCGCTACGACGAAGCCGTACACATACGCAACCGATCCAAAACCCTCCAAACAGCTACCGCCGCCTGA
- a CDS encoding FAD binding domain-containing protein, whose amino-acid sequence MKPAPFEFARPTSLAAALELLATHPDAKVLAGGQSLIPLLSMRLASPGMLVDINAIAELSRITWDSSGVRVGAVARHADVEAHPQARRVQPLLSKALRLVAHPAIRNRGTTVGSIVHADAAAEMPTVLRLLEGHVTAASTRGTRTIPADELFAGPLESTVRKDELVTEAFFPSLGERCGVGCDEIARRHGDYALCGVAAVVCSAPDGRVTSVRAGYFSVCEVPTVVELSEVFASGEFTDRALADAAELAAASLDPVDDIHGSADYRGQLARVLTRRVVRAAYDDSRARQAEVVG is encoded by the coding sequence GTGAAGCCTGCTCCGTTCGAGTTCGCCCGCCCCACCTCGCTGGCGGCTGCGCTGGAGCTACTGGCGACCCATCCCGACGCGAAGGTTCTCGCCGGCGGCCAGAGCCTGATCCCGTTGCTGTCCATGCGACTGGCCTCCCCTGGGATGCTCGTCGACATCAACGCCATCGCCGAGCTGTCCCGGATTACCTGGGACAGCTCGGGGGTGCGCGTCGGTGCGGTGGCCAGGCACGCCGACGTCGAGGCGCATCCGCAGGCCCGGCGTGTGCAGCCGCTGCTGTCCAAGGCGTTGCGGCTGGTCGCGCATCCGGCCATCCGCAACAGGGGCACCACGGTGGGTTCCATCGTGCACGCCGACGCGGCGGCCGAGATGCCGACGGTGCTGCGGTTGCTCGAAGGGCACGTGACGGCCGCGTCCACGCGGGGCACTCGCACCATCCCGGCCGACGAGCTGTTCGCCGGGCCACTGGAGTCCACCGTTCGCAAGGACGAACTTGTCACCGAAGCCTTCTTCCCCTCACTGGGCGAGCGGTGCGGCGTCGGCTGTGACGAGATCGCGCGCAGGCACGGCGACTACGCACTGTGCGGCGTGGCCGCCGTCGTCTGCTCGGCGCCGGACGGCCGCGTGACGTCGGTCCGCGCGGGCTACTTCTCGGTGTGCGAGGTGCCGACCGTCGTCGAACTGTCGGAGGTGTTCGCCTCGGGTGAGTTCACCGACCGGGCGCTGGCCGACGCGGCCGAACTGGCGGCCGCCTCGCTCGACCCGGTGGACGACATCCACGGCAGCGCCGACTACCGCGGCCAGCTTGCCCGGGTGCTCACCCGCCGGGTGGTGCGGGCCGCCTACGACGATTCCCGTGCCAGGCAAGCGGAGGTGGTCGGGTGA